The following proteins come from a genomic window of Deltaproteobacteria bacterium:
- a CDS encoding cation:proton antiporter subunit C — translation MIELIAGKYNYWIYITLMMVGFYGMIAKENLIKKIISMNIFQTAIFLFYISISKVNGGTAPILWDEAGMYDNPLPHCLMLTAIVVGVATTAVALALVIRIYNAYGTIEEDKLLEMQD, via the coding sequence ATGATTGAGTTGATTGCAGGCAAGTATAATTACTGGATCTATATTACACTGATGATGGTCGGTTTTTACGGAATGATAGCGAAAGAGAACCTTATCAAGAAAATTATCAGCATGAATATATTCCAGACGGCAATATTTCTATTCTATATTTCCATCTCAAAGGTCAATGGCGGAACAGCTCCCATCCTCTGGGATGAGGCGGGAATGTATGATAATCCGCTTCCGCACTGTCTCATGCTCACCGCCATCGTTGTCGGTGTGGCAACAACCGCTGTTGCTCTGGCACTTGTAATCAGGATATACAATGCCTACGGTACCATTGAAGAGGACAAACTTTTGGAGATGCAAGATTGA